The Zingiber officinale cultivar Zhangliang chromosome 10A, Zo_v1.1, whole genome shotgun sequence genome contains a region encoding:
- the LOC122026892 gene encoding uncharacterized protein LOC122026892, protein MSSTPAGAPSSEASSTPRRSFSSLRGFRWRIHLGVLPTSPTASIDDLRRVTADTRRRYATLRRRLLLDHHPPKEGDASRDLTIDNPLSQNPESIWGRFFKNAELEKTVEQDLSRLYPELDDYFHTPLFQAMLRRILLLWCLQHPEYGYQQGMHELLAPLLYVLHVDINCLFQLQKLHKDCLNEEFDRISFSKNDLFDFGARNVRNWESGIEATNGLDGMSNDHFTNELDPETRDVLLLCDPYGAEGELGVIVSKCFMEHDAYCMFENLMDGALGVVGLASFYSPVIGSSKNMPPVVEASSALYHLLSIVDSSLHSHLVELGVEPQYFALRWLRVLFGREFCLDDLLIIWDEVFSFSNSRFIGDDAEYNFKVLCSPRGALITALAVSMLLYLRSSLLATETATTCLQRLLCFPQNPDMRKLIEKAKSLLALALESNIFSSLSERNLKKNKLAVRRFSLPSGSALPMTLPNVVPDSYWEKKWLVLHKDEEPKMQNFDSSSSVMTKILTEKLSLSRTKSEPLEPEIDRAQSPVSRLIFNETSAGIETVQDSYQVDESPTILNVNATNDSPVELEDESTYNCSADENILSDDDTSVLPISTYPLDHENELEKSNSTTSLLIDGDNEDTINLEEHSGQNIKSQFTQKAETTSAVDGSTEEKSLAAPNAWRPLAGKLQWLWTFSRVSDKENQGSHPPCTMGDVKKNNLDNEITDETDYFGINKRIERDTKVMDALKNLGQSMLDNIQVIESVFQQEKVKFDTFENLSSNILGSKGQTTAVSALKELRKISNLLQEM, encoded by the exons ATGAGCTCGACTCCTGCTGGTGCCCCGTCTTCCGAGGCCTCCTCGACGCCGCGGAGAAGCTTCTCTAGTCTGCGCGGTTTCCGGTGGCGGATCCATCTTGGGGTGCTGCCCACCTCGCCGACGGCCTCGATCGATGATCTCCGACGCGTCACTGCTGATACCCGCAGGAG GTATGCAACTCTAAGGCGTCGACTGCTTCTTGATCATCATCCTCCCAAAGAGGGGGATGCATCCCGTGATCTTACTATTGATAATCCTTTATCACAGAATCCAG AGAGTATTTGGGGTCGCTTCTTCAAAAATGCCGAGTTAGAGAAAACCGTAGAACAAGATTTGTCTAGATTGTATCCTGAACTTGATGACTACTTTCACACACCATTGTTCCAGGCCATGCTAAGAAGAATATTGTTATTATGGTGTCTCCAGCATCCAGAGTATGGCTATCAACAAG GAATGCATGAACTGTTGGCTCCTCTATTATATGTGCTTCATGTTGATATCAATTGCCTCTTTCAACTGCAAAAGCTCCATAAAGATTGCCTCAATGAAGAATTTGATAGAATCTCTTTCTCTAAAAATGATCTCTTTGATTTTGGAGCTAGAAATGTCAGAAATTGGGAATCTGGGATTGAAGCAACTAATGGTCTTGATGGGATGAGCAATGACCATTTCACCAATGAGCTTGATCCAGAAACAAGAGATGTACTTCTGTTATGTGATCCTTATGGAGCAGAAGGTGAGTTGGGTGTTATTGTATCAAAATGCTTCATGGAACATGATGCTTATTGCATGTTCGAGAACCTAATGGATGGAGCTCTAGGTGTGgttgggttggcaagtttctactcTCCAGTTATTGGATCTAGCAAAAACATGCCTCCTGTAGTTGAAGCCTCATCAGCATTATATCATTTGCTATCCATTGTGGATTCTTCTCTTCATAGCCACCTTGTTGAGCTTGGGGTTGAACCTCAGTACTTTGCCCTCCGATGGTTGCGGGTTCTATTTGGCCGGGAGTTTTGCCTTGATGACCTCTTGATAATCtgggatgaagtattttctttttcaaatagtAGATTCATAGGTGATGATGCGGAATACAACTTCAAGGTCTTATGTTCCCCTAGAGGAGCGCTTATTACAGCTTTGGCAGTCTCAATGCTTCTCTATTTAAGATCTTCCCTTTTAGCTACTGAAACTGCAACCACCTGTCTACAAAGATTACTGTGTTTTCCGCAAAATCCAGATATGAGGAAACTCATCGAAAAAGCTAAATCCTTGCTGGCTCTTGCTcttgaatcaaatatattttcctCTCTATctgaaagaaatttaaaaaagaatAAGCTTGCTGTCAGAAGGTTCAGTCTTCCATCTGGTTCAGCTTTGCCTATGACTTTGCCAAATGTAGTACCTGATAGTTATTGGGAAAAGAAATGGCTAGTGCTGCATAAGGATGAAGAACCCAAGATGCAAAATTTTGATTCTAGTTCTAGCGTAATGACAAAGATATTGACTGAGAAATTAAGTTTATCTAGGACAAAATCAGAGCCACTTGAGCCAGAAATTGATCGTGCTCAATCTCCAGTTAGTCGACTGATTTTTAATGAAACATCTGCTGGTATTGAAACTGTACAAGATTCATATCAGGTTGATGAGTCGCCTACGATCCTAAATGTGAATGCTACAAACGATTCTCCCGTGGAACTGGAAGATGAGAGTACCTATAATTGTTCTGCTGATGAAAATATTCTGAGTGATGATGACACTTCAGTGTTACCAATATCCACATATCCTCTTGATCATGAAAATGAATTGGAGAAAAGCAATTCAACTACAAGCTTGTTAATTGATGGCGACAATGAAGATACAATCAATTTGGAGGAGCACAGTGGTCAAAACATCAAAAGTCAGTTCACTCAAAAGGCTGAAACCACTTCTGCTGTTGATGGTTCAACAGAAGAGAAATCACTTGCAGCTCCAAATGCCTGGAGACCACTTGCAGGTAAATTACAATGGTTATGGACGTTCAGCAGAGTCTCTGATAAAGAAAATCAAGGGTCACATCCACCCTGTACCATGGGAGATGTCAAAAAGAATAACCTTGATAATGAAATTACTGATGAGACCGACTACTTTGGAAttaacaagaggattgaaagagACACAAAAGTGATGGATGCTTTAAAAAATCTCGGACAGTCTATGCTCGACAATATTCAG GTGATCGAGTCAGTCTTCCAACAAGAAAAGGTTAAATTTGACACATTCGAGAACTTGTCAAGCAACATTCTTGGCAGTAAAGGCCAGACTACAGCTGTATCAGCTCTAAAGGAACTCCGAAAGATTAGTAACTTGCTACAAGAGATGTAA